CGTTGGAGGAACGCTGACCTAAACCTCAACCGcggtcacacacaaacacacagccgcacacacacaacagagcaaaaacagaacagattcacatctttctttcctgttttcatgAATGCAATCTATTACGTTCAGCGCAAGGTGTGTTCACATACTGTACGTGTACAGGGCCAGAGGTGTTTTCGCATGAGTTGCTATTTTGTAAATGTGGTGCTGCAAACTGTTTAACTGAGTGTTGAGTGTTGTCAACGATATGATGTTTCCAAAAGTGAATTCTTGAATGAAAAAGTTGCTAAATGACATGTAACACTATACTAATACATTCCAACTTCCAAAATATGACCCTTCTTCAGTTGTAATGTCTATTTTGTGTGGTACAGGCAAAGTGACAGGCCACtaatctgcagtgttttcaaagCCACGTCATCTATAGGCCTCTGTTTAAGTTTCTCAAATTCATCTTCTATAGTCTTTTGACTTGTCCTCTACCTCCCTTCAAAAGCCCTGCATGGTTTAGTTCATTGTGGTGTTCGGTTTCTATTGCGAAAAGGGGAAAGGAGACACATTGGATATTTAGCTTGTGGAGTCATCGCACTGCCAAACTTTTCGAATTTACTCTCTTGTAGTTTACGAAAGCAACGCTACTGTACTTCACTTCATCTGGCCTTACCAGTTGTGCAGCATTTCTGACTGTTGCTCCAGTGTTGGGTATgagtgcgtgcatgcatgcatgtatgtgacAGAGGATATGTGCGTGTTCATTTGTAGCTACATGTTTGAACGTGCTGAGTGCCAGTCATGGGACAAGAACATGAGTGCTTGTTAACTAGCCacctgtgtctttgttttgtatAAAGTATAAACTGATATAAAGCTCTCTAACACTGCCAGTATGTTCAAATAAGCTGTTAAAATGGAGTCTAGTCTGGTTGGATTGATAATTCTGGTCTGTAAGTGACACCCTCttgttgttttatgtctttttacAAACCCCTGAGCTTTAAACAGAGCATATCCTTCCGTCAAGCTACTTCTCTATTTTCACCGGTGAATTTGATGAGTCAGTGAAAGCATGAACTCAGAGTAAGACCTGTAAAAGactttcaaacacacatcagacatgCACAGACTGCAACCGTGTTACCATGTTGCCTACTCAACTTGTTGCCTTTGTGTTGTACTGTGATGAcatggtttttgtttgttcaatTTGAGTTGGTTTcggttttgttttttcaagtaAAGTCTGTCTGAAAAAATCACATCCAGAGTTTGTGCGTTGCTTTGCAGAAGTGCTTTCACAGAGACGGGATGGTATTTTTGACCGTAGGCCTGATTCTCATGAGTGTTATTATGCCTTGTAATAACTTTTAACGTTTGTCAGCTCTGCTGTAGAGATTTTGCTCTGACACAACATTGTATATCGAGacgaaaaggaaaaaaaaaaaaaaaaagacgaataagccgaaaggcgaagctctcgatttactggtcaatctTCGTTtctaccctcacctatggtcatgaactttgggtcatgaccaaaagaacgaggtccTGGATACAAGtcggctgaaatgagtttcctctgcagggtggcagggcgctcccttagagatagggtgagtagctctgtcacctgggaggagctcagagtagagtcgctgctcctccacatagagaggagtcagctgaggtggctcaggcatctctatcagatgccccctggacgcccccctagggaggtgttccaggcatgccccaccgggaggaggccccggggaagacccaggacacgctggagtgaccGTGTTgcttggctggcctgggaacgcctcgggatccccccccCGGGGGAGCTTGAGGAAGTGTACGGGGGGGGAAGTTTGggcatccctgctcagactgctccagCCACGACCCGGCCCcatttaaaatcttacttaatTAAACGTACAAAAGTATTGTGAGCTAAATACACTTGATATACATTAACATATTAGCTGCTTCCTCATCCATGTTGGGTCGTTTAATCTGCTCAACATTATTTTGCATTATATTTTATGAGCCAGTGATGCATTTTGATCCTGAAATACTAATttgcaaagtaactagtaaccATATTTGTCAGATAAGTGTAGTAAAATGTATTAAAGTACTATGTACTGAAGTCTAAAGTAGTAGAAAATGGAAATTCTGAAATATagtacaattcaattcaattcaattttatttatttgtatagcgccaaatcacaacagaagttgtctcaggacactttccatatagagctggtacagaccaagctcttttatctacaaagaaaccaacaattcccccatgagcaagcacttggcgacagtggtgaggaaaaacctccttttaacaggcagaaacctcgagcagaaccagactctgggtgggcggccatctgcctcgaccggttgggtgagagaggaagagcaagagagggagagggagacagacagacagacagacagacagacagacagacagacagacagacagacagaaatgcagtcagagagagagacagagacagagagacagacatgcaatcacagtaacagtgacagtggatgtaataatagcagtagcagttgcagtggatgtcaggcagggccaaggcaggagatgcagctgaaatccacaatccagattcagccactgtccatgggaacctgcaagacgacaaagcacagagactccggggaaggagctaagttagtaacacgccgtggtaggacatgagagcgtgcggatggagagggacagaaggacagaggagcttggtgtatctttggatgtcccccgacagtctaatcctatagcagcataactaggggctggtccaggacaagcctgagccagccctaactataagctttatcaaaaaggaaagttttaagcctactcttaaatgtagagacagtgtctgcctcccggacaaagactggaagatggttccacaggagaggagcttgatagctacatgctctgactcctgttctgctttttgagactttaggaaccgtaagtagacctgcattctgggaacgcagtgttcgagtggggcaataaggtactatgagctctttaagataagaaggtgccttgtaagtaaggaggagaattttaaactctattctaaactttacagggagccagtgcaaagtggcgagtattggagaaatatgatctcgcttcctggtttttgtcagaacacgtgctgcagcgttctggagcaactggagaatattcagcaacgaatttgggcagcctgatagtaaggaattgcaataatccagcctggaagttacgaatgcatggactagtttttctgcatcattttgagataaaatatgcctgatttttgcgatattacgtaggtgaaaaaaggcagtccttgaaatttgttttacatgggagtgaaaggacatgtcttggtcaaagatgactcccagattctttacagtggtgctggaggccagcgcaatgccatccatagttgctatgtcatcagaaagtgactttctaagatgtttagggcctactactataacttcagttttgtccgagtttagcgtcagaaaattgcaggtcatccaggtctttatgtcatgaagacatgcttgtagtctagttaactgactggtttcttccggcttcattgataaatatagctgggtatcatctgcatagcaatgaaaatttattgagtgcttcctgataatcttacctaaaggaagcatatataaggtgaatagaattggtccaagcacagaaccctgtggaactccatagctgacttctgtgagcacagaggagtcatcattaacgcgtacagGTATTGTATTGTACAAGTATTGTACAAGTATTGCAAAActaagtaaatgtacttttgcttagatatagaacagaatagacTTAATGTACCATCATTGGAGACTCTTGACAACTATGGAGGATGCTTCAGGATCACATGTACAGAACATGACTGTGAGTCTGCGTCATGGATCCCTGACAGTGAGTAACTCGTCCGGGGTTCTGTCCAGACCTGCTGGACTTCCCTCCTCCATTAACAACACAGGTCAAAGTTCTTGCCCACCGTCTGTGGAGGAAACCCCAAGACCAGGATGCCCTGATGGTCTCTGGAGACCCCTTTTGACCTCTGAATGGCTGCGTCAAAAAGCTCGGGTAAGTCTGTCTTGTTACTATGTTCTAGCCCACTGGGATCAATCAAATGTGACCCATGAGGTTTTCTGTGATGCTTTGCAACAACAATATGGCTTAGTGTTCTGTTTGCCCACAGGATGCCAACATGGCAACAACCATGGTGCAGCAGCTTCAATTTGACTACTTTCTTTCCCTCCAGAGCAAACTGAAGGCACTGAATCGGCGCTTGATGTTGTCTCTGAGCTCAGCTAAagtgttcttttattttgaaggctgtttctgtccttcagACAGATAAATTATACCACTTTCTTAGCTTTGATTGATGTGGTTTCTGTTGCCATTGATTGGAAATCTATTCCTCTAAATTCTCAGGCTATTATATTCTCTGTCTATCCATTTGGACATCCCACATTAGAGCTACACGAGCGAACTactgctgacagaaacatttatttcttgTAATTCCCAGTATCCCGTATCCTAATTTATTGCAAGAATTTACTTCCCATTTTTGTGGGGCAGCTGTGTCCTTTGGGCACTTTTCATTCCATTAACAGTTCCCCTTTTTTCACAAAACATttacttcctcttcctctcatacCACTTAGATTTAACAttgcatttgtttaaaataaacACGTTTATCTATTGTACTTTAGAATCCCAGTCATTTAGATTCAGTACACAATGTGGGTtacacatttctctttctgcttacatcagtgtgtgcaggtgtggTTACAGGTTATGTGCACTAAGGACGGTGGTGATGATGGATCTTTCAAAGTGTCtttgaaaaatacataatgTTAGTACAGCTCAGCCTGAGCTTCCATTGGCAATGGAGCAAACGCTGCTATGTTACATGAGCACATGgtcaaacatttccacaaaGGAATTAGCTGAGGATACGCCCGAGCTAGAGGGACGCAGCTTCTGTGATATAACCATTTAGGGCTGCGACAAATGATCGTTGTCATCATCGATTAATCTACCAATTATTTTATCTATTAATCCATTGATCATTAAGACTAGATATCGTCAGAATATAGTACTATattatatatactatatattcCCATCACAGGGCCCAAGGCCAAAGGCTGCCTGTTTTATCCTCtaagacattttaaaatccaGAGATATTGGATTCacaatgatatgaaacagaaaaaaacatttgaaattgAGAGGCAGGCACCGCAGAATGAAATTAATTCTTCCTTTAAAAAgtatttgattcattttctgttgactgactgATTAATCAACGCATCATTTTCAGCTGGACTATCATCATACTCACCCTTCTAGTACCAGACCTACAGTTGGTAGATCTCAGACAtgtaaatgcacacaaacacatgaacacgaCTAAATGGCTCCTACTCATGCACCTCTTCACACATGCCCACAGATGggctgcctctgctctgctttacTGTTGTAGCATTTACACAAGAAATTAATAACATGCATGCAGACCAGACCAAACGTACtgtctgttattttatttttacatcacaGAGGAGTAATACTTTGAGATGTGCATGCTTTTAGTTTGTTACAAAGAATAATTGCAGCCTCCAGCTGTAACTACAGGCTCCATACTTTATTTAAGGTAGAAGCAAATGGCAGTAACATGGAGCCACGTTCTGTTTGTCAATGTGTAGCAGTatctgcggggggggggggggggggggaattcaatttagtttttattataTAAGGTAACTATTCTTGCCTGTTTGTGATGAAGATTACTGATGTTTATCTTCACTATGCCATGAGGTTTGGGATGAGATGATATCACAGACAAATGGACCAGGGTTGCAGGAAAGAAGATAAAGTCTTTTCCTGTGTGCACATCACAAAGCACCACCCGAACGGTTTTCTTCTCAAGCAGAGCCCGGCCATCAATCAGCACAGAGCCGCCAATTTCTGCACcatatttggcatttttctaTTACACTTAAAGTCTGAACTGCGACTATGTTGAGGTTTCACGTGTCTGTGAAAGTAGATGAGAATCACCTCCTCTGCAGGCCTGGGTGATGATGATCTTGGGTTTGTTCAGCAGCTCTGTACACGTCTCTGCAGCCAAGGGTTTGTAAATGTTGACACAGAGAGCGGAGACACAGCTTCCCGTTTCCAGTGAGATTTGATAGCCACAAACACAACTGTACAAACTGTGCTGTAGAACGCAGCTGCAATGCAGATTTGTGTtataaaagcactttgagtggtcgtcagactagGAAAGTGGTATATGAACAGTCCGTTTACCATTTGTGCTTTGTTTAAAGGCAGTCAGACCGTAGCAACATCAGATACGTTAcaatcaaaatgtctttttctgaactgcactgtgtgcttttgcttttcttccATCGTGCTCATCTTGTGGCTACTGTTACATGTCTGGGCAAAGTCTGAAAGATACTTCAAACATGCTTTTCACTGCTGTCTTTTGCTGTGAATGTTCTTGTTTAATCATTCTGAATAGCCTCTTTTATGACTGTGGGATATTTCCTGTGGCAGCAAAAGCGTTTCGTTTTGAGATGTTTCTCGTGTAGTTTGaggctgaagagctgctgagCTCATGTCTCTTCATCTTCAAACACTGGTTACATGTGTTGGTTTTAGTTTGAGAAAAGATTCGACTTGTTGTCTGTTGTTCATTAAGCTAGTTGCATTGATTTTGGCTACATGTGCATGCAGCTACAAACCAAGTAATTACCTcaagtttatttgtaaagcatGTCTGCATTACTAGCAGTGTTGTCTGGGGTCTtataatttttaaaaagtttgatACAGATGATAAATGTTGCACGTTACATTGGCTGCAGAGGCCATAGAGAGTTGAACGATTTCAGAAAATTTGTAGGCAGATGTGTTTTAATTACACACAGAATCATTTAATATCAGTCATATTTAATTAGCTGCATGACATCCGTGAATAAACAAGCTGTTGAATGCAAGCTGATAAAAATTGTTATggataaaaatataaatgcaatgATTTCAgtacatataaaaaaaagtttagttTTATCATAGACGGGTTATGAAGACAATTGGTTCCTGGACACAGACATATAAAAGGAACCCCCCACCCCAGCCCAGCCCTCCTCTACAAAGGAGCAAAACACCGaaggcacaaagacagaaagcatTGCAAGCATAATTTGTGGTTTGCGGTCAGAGGCCTGGAAAGAAGTAGAAGCGCTTTGTTAGGGTGCATCTGTCTTTGGTTGGCATCTGTCTTCTGCTCTGAACGGCAAAGCCCTCAAAGTGCTGCATGACCTGTGTGATTGAAACAAGGTGCATGAAATTACGCAACGCTCTAATGAAACAAGAGCGTCATCATTACAGCTGTGTCCTGTTAAACATGCACGCTTCACACCCAGAAGACAGTTTGTGCACTGCGAAACTTACTTTTCTGAAAAGTTCTTCAATGTCATCCTTGTGGGCGAAGGTGTTTAATACCTCAACAATATATTGGATAAGAAAAGACCCACGATCTCTTTGTCTATATGAGACAGTATCTGGAGGAAAAagattcagaaaaagaaaatatattgaCTTTTTATTACATAAGGAGGCTACTGTTAATGCTACAATTCATTGTGTTGTGCAGCATACAATAAGATGTGACCATATTTAAGTGAACTCACCTGGGGTgcaggaaagaagagaaaggaagtctttttctttgtgtacACACTTCAAAGCATCGTCCTCTATATCTTCTTCACCAGCAGACGGGGATGGCTGGTCCGCTCCATCACAGAGCACAGCTGGGTTTGCATCATGACTAATAAGTACTGATCCTCCCTCCACTGAAACACATGTGGCATGCGGGTAAAAAGAGCCTTGCTCACTTGAAGACAACAAACAGGACATTACTGAGGATCTACATTGATGTTTTCTGTATGATAGATGCGAATCACCTCCTCTGCAGGcctggatgatgatgatcttgGGTTTGTTCAGCAGCGCCGGACATTTCTCTGAGCCCAAGTGTTTGTAAATGTTGTTGATGGGGAATTCATCAGGTGTCTCATCAGCTGATGTCTCATTTTTGTAGTCGACACCGAGGACAGCTCCCAGTTTACCGTGAGACATGATTACCACCAACACGCTGTCCGTCTCTTTGAGTTTCGGGTGTTTAGAGAACTCAATCAAAGCAGCATCAATTGCCTGCGAGGACAGATATCAGTTACGGTATCACGAAATTAACAagacaaaaatgctttttttttttaaccaaccCTTCTCAGAAAGTACCTTTGCTGTGAGGTCTAGGTGTTTCACCACCTCATATCCCAGAGATGTGAGGAGTTTCTCCATGTTCTTCtggtcttcctcagctccacttCTGTTCAATCTCTCATTAGTAAACTTTATATTAGTGATTAGCAGGGCCACACGGTTCTTAATGGAATGTTTGCTCGCAGGGTAAACCTGGAAAACAAATTTAGAAGAAGAACGTGAAAGAAAAATTTACTGTGTGTCTAAACATGATCATTCACAGGAGACATTTACATTGAAGACACTTGTTAAACAGCACCTTTCTGTAAAGGTGAGGTAAACTGAGATGCACAGGAACCAAATCAATATTCTTGTTGTGATTCATAGTTTCCACTGCCGGCAAATAGCTGAGGATGAATCTATCACTTAAGACAATGTGAGGTGTTTGATGCAGCATGTGTGAATGACTAACATGTCTATCATTCTGTTTCTCCCTCCAGAACACATTGGTGGTCGGGATGAGCGTGGTCGACCATTCCGGCTCCATCTGGGGCTCTGCAGCTGGGAACAGCAAAACATTTCTGATCAAAAAGATGTACTTCTCTTTGCATATACACCTGCATTCATGGCAAGTGCAATACCAGTTGGATGAAGgtctctgcagctgaaacatgTCAGCTCACCTGGCGGACCACAGGACAGGCCCAGTGCAGAGTAAAGCGTGGGgtctctgctgtgaaggtgagCGATCATCTTCCTGCTGGCTTCATCCCCTTTTTTCTTCACCGTGTCAATGAGATCTCGAg
This genomic interval from Chaetodon trifascialis isolate fChaTrf1 chromosome 9, fChaTrf1.hap1, whole genome shotgun sequence contains the following:
- the LOC139336091 gene encoding caspase a-like, with product MLKSLVACTLCPPDSELHRVRRKFVDKASKELISQLLDDLLDDGVLMDREKESVVEKNSSRADKARDLIDTVKKKGDEASRKMIAHLHSRDPTLYSALGLSCGPPGELTCFSCRDLHPTAAEPQMEPEWSTTLIPTTNVFWREKQNDRHVYPASKHSIKNRVALLITNIKFTNERLNRSGAEEDQKNMEKLLTSLGYEVVKHLDLTAKAIDAALIEFSKHPKLKETDSVLVVIMSHGKLGAVLGVDYKNETSADETPDEFPINNIYKHLGSEKCPALLNKPKIIIIQACRGVEGGSVLISHDANPAVLCDGADQPSPSAGEEDIEDDALKCVHKEKDFLSLLSCTPDTVSYRQRDRGSFLIQYIVEVLNTFAHKDDIEELFRKVMQHFEGFAVQSRRQMPTKDRCTLTKRFYFFPGL